The window CTTCTTTGGCCAGGCGACGCGCCTTGGGTGAGGCCGGCACTCTTGCCGGCGCGGGTTCCGGACTGCGTTCAAGTAGTCTCTGCACGTCAGCCTTCATGATGCGACTCTGCTCGGCCCGTACCTGGCTTAGTTCAATGCCGTGTTCGGCGGCCATCCGGGCCGCCACCGGGCTGGCGATACGTGCTTTTTCAGGCGGGGACAATCGGGCAGCCGGCGGCTCCACCGTGTCGGGAGATAGTCCGCTCGCCGCCAGTTCTTCGGGCGAGATAATGTGGCCGATTGTCTGCCCTACGGGAACCACATCGCCCTCTTCGGCCGTGATGTTAATCAGGATGCCGGATACCAGCGCCTCAATCTCAACCGTCACTTTGTCGGTTTCAATCTCAATCAGCGGCTCGCCCTTCGCAACGCTGTCGCCCTCGCGCTTGAGCCACCGAATGAGTGTTCCGGTTTCTTGCGCCATTCCCAGCGCCGGCATGATGATCTCCTTCTTCAATGTACTTGCTCCAAAGCAACTAATCTTAGACGAACCCACAGAGCGTTTTGGCCATCGCGCAGACGTCTTCACTCGTGGGAACCGTCAGGTCTTCGAGGGCGGGGGAGAATGGAATCGGAGTATCCATGGCTCCCAGGCGCTTGACGGGCGCATCCAGATAGTAGAAAGCGCCATCGGCAATGACGGCCGCCAATTCGGCCGTTACACCGTAGCTGGTATACCCTTCGTCAATCACGATAGCGCGGCTGGTCTTGATGGCCGATTCGATGAGCGTTCGGCGATCTAAGGGGACAGTGGTGCGCGGATCCACGACCTCGGCCTCGATGCCAATCGTCGCCAGCTGCTCGGCCGCTTCCAGAGCGACGAACACCATGCTGCTGGTGGCCACCAGCGTAATGTCGCGCCCGCTGCGCTTGACGTCAGCAACGCCAAAAGGCAACAGGTACTCATTTTCCGGCACCGGCCCTTTCTGCTGGTACATCATTTTGTCTTCGAAGAAGATGACCGGGTTGTTATCGCGAATGGCGGACTTGAGCAGACCCTTGGCGTCGTACGGGGTGGCCGGGACGACGACCTTCAGGCCGGGGATATGGCTTAGCCAGGCATGTAAGCTCTGACTATGCTGGGCGGCCGAACGGCGCGTGGCCCCCATGGTCGTGCGCACCACCATGGGTACTTGCCACTTGCCGCCGGACATGTAATGGATCTTGGCGGCCTGATTGACAATCTGGTCCATGGTCAGGGTGAGAAAGTCCCCAAACATGATATCGATCACCGGTCGCCCCCCCGTCATGGCCGCACCGACGCCGATGCCGACGATACCCGCCTCAGAAATGGGCGAATCGATGACGCGTTGCGTACCGAACTCTTCGACAAGTCCTGACAAGACCTTGAAGGGCGTACCGGCCTCAGCGACGTCTTCGCCAAGGATGAAGACATCACGGTCGCGTCGCATTTCTTCCTGAAGGGCTTCGCGGATGGCCTGTCCGAATGTAATAGAACGGTCGTCGGTCTTAGGCGTAGACAAAACGTCCTACCTCCTCCTGATTGGGGAATGGCGCAGCCAACCCGCTTTGGACGGCGCGGGCAATGTCGCTTTCGATGCCGCGGTCAATTTGATCCAGTAGGTTTTGGTCCGCCCGGCCGCCGGCCAGCAAGTATTCACCCAACTTGGTGATGGGATCTCGCTGCTGCCAGGCAACCTCTTCGTCCTTCGGCCGGTAATACTTGCGATCGATGTCACCAACATGATGACCGTGATAGCGATAGGTGTTGCATTGCAGGAAGAATGGTTGCGGCGAGACGCGCATCCTTTCGACTATTTCGCGGGCTGTAAGGTAGACCTGGATCACATCCTGGCCGTCAATGGTTTTGCTCTCAATGCCAAACGCCGCGGCGCGCGCGGCCACATCGCCAGCCAGCGTCTCACGGAAGTGGGTGTATTCGCTGTAGAGGTTGTTTTCGCAGACAAAGAGGACAGGCAGCGACCACAAAGCGGCCATATTCATGACTTCATAAAGAAGCCCCTGGCCCAATGCACCTTCGCCAAAAAAGCAGACTGAAACTTGATCCGTGCCGCGCATTTTGGCCTGCAGCGCTGCCCCGGTGGCAATTCCCATGCTGCCACCGACGATAGCGTTGGCGCCCAAATTGCCGCTTTCAGGGTCGGCGATATGCATGGAGCCACCCTTGCCGTGACAGTAACCACTTTCTTTACCAAGCAGTTCGGCAAACATGCGATCCGGTTCGGCCCCTTTCGCCAGACAATGACCGTGGCCGCGGTGCGTGCTGGTGATGTAGTCATCACGACGCAGCACTTCGCAAAGCCCGACCGCCACGCCTTCCTGGCCAATATACAGGTGGGCCAATCCAGGCATTTTGGCCCCCCGGTAAAGTTCATTGACTGCTTCTTCGAAGTGCCGGATGGTTAGCATCTGCTGATACAGATGCAGCAGCACCTCGACGTCCAGCTCTCGGCCAACAGGCAAGGCAGATCGATCGTCTTTGTCATCCATAAAGCGATTCAGCTCCCCTCTGGTGGAATGGTTGTATTAGCGAAAAATACCGGGAATCTACTTATCTCCCGGGCTACTTCATGGCCCGGGGCGGAGTTTGATATCCTGTTGGATTTGCTCCATGTGGAGCAGCATTTCCTGACGGGCGGCGTCCGCATCATGCGCCTTGATTGCCGCCAGGATGCGCATGTGGTGGTATTGACCATGCTGCAGACCGGACGGGGTCTCGGATATGCTGATGCGCATTTCATGCAGCAGATCGACAATCGGCTCGAGCATCCTGACGATTAGCTTGTTCTTGGTAGCATTCGCCAATGCCATGTGAAAAGCGCTATCCGCACTGACAAAAGATTCCGGGTCAGCGAGACCGGCTTCCATTGTAGCGACAGCCTTCTCCAGCACGTCGATGTCCTCATCGGTTGCCCGTCTCGCCGCCATGGCGGCGATTTCCGGCTCCAACAGCGCTCGAACCTCGACGAGGTCGTCGGAGATGCGATCGCTGCTCATGCTCATCATGAGTGAAAAGGACTCCTTAAAAGCCGACGAGGTTCCATTGGTTACGTGGGTTCCTCGACCTTGTTGTACTTCGACAAGCCCTTCGCGCTCCAGAGACTTAATCGCCTCACGGATAACAGTCCGCGAGACCTCGAACTGTTCCGCCAGGCCTTGTTCAGGGGGCAGGCGGTCGCCGGTCTCAAGCTCACCGCTGATGATCCGCTCCTTAATCTGCGTGGCGACCACTTTATACAGTTGGGACGATTTGACTGGTGAATACATACTTTTACTTTCTCGGAACTAAACATATGATGATTTTATCATTATATGATAGATAGATGTGAACATCATACAACTTAACGAAACAGTTGTCAATGCTGTTGTTCACTTTGGGTATCGAACTATGCCCCTCCTTGCAGCTCAACGACCGCAGCCGATAACGAGGCCGGGCTTCCGTTCTGATGCCTATCCCTCTTTGGTCATGCGTCATCACAACATGCCGGCGAACCCTCCTCCGCCGGGCACAAGAAAATAGCCGGAACAGGTTTCCCGGTCCCGGCTACTTGAAATGTGTGGATTCTCTTTTCTTCTTATCCACCGAGTATATCGTAATACGTCGCTGGACGGCGGCGGGGGGTGGTTTGTTCGGCGGCCAGGGCCAGGCGCAGGAGCACCGGCTCCGCCCACGGCCGCGCCATCGCTTGCATCCCAATGGGCAGCCCGCGCGCGTCGTAGCCGACCGGGAAGGCGATGGCCGGGTGGCCGGTCAGATTGGCCGGCATGGCAAAGCGCATCAGTTCGGTCACGCTGCTCAGGTCCGACCAGCCGTCATGCTCGCAGCCGTCGGGCACGGTTGGCGCGGTGACGGCCGTGGCCGGGGTCAGGATGGCATCGACCCGCTCGAAGGCCCGGCCGAAATGACCCAGCGCCCGCGTGCGCACCCGTTGCGCCTGGAGATAATCGGCGGCGCTCATGGCCCGGCCCAGGGTCAGGTTCACCCGAGTCGACGGGCTGAGTTCCGCCCAATGCTCGGCGTGCAATTCCATATTGCTGACCATCTCGGCCAGAATCGTCACCACCTGGGCGACGCGTATCTCGTCCAACTCCGGTATTGCCACATCATGCACCGTCGCGCCCATTGCCTGTAAATTGGCGACGGCCTCCTCGCAGGCAGCCACGATCTCCGGCGCGGCATGGGCGAACCACGGCCGGTAGATGCCCAGCCGCAGCCCGCGCAGATCGGGTTCATTCCAGCCGTCCAGCGTGACCGGCGGTTGATGGAGCGAATTGGGATCGCGCGCGTCCGGCCCGGCGATGCAGGCGTAGACCAAGGCCACGTCGCCGACCGTCGCCCCGATGGGGCCGAGGTGGCCCATCGACCAGGTGAGCGGCGCGGCCCCCAACTCGCTGACCCGGCCGAACGTGCTCTTCAGGCCGACCATGCCCGTCAGCGCCGCCGGGATGCGAATGGAGCCGCCGCCGTCGGCCCCGATAGCCACCGGGCAAATCCCCGCGGCCACGGCCGCCGCCGAGCCATTGGAACTGCCGCCGGCGTGGCAATCGAGGTGGTACGGGTTGCGGATGATGCCGTAATGCTCGTTGAAACCGTCGGGGTTGATGCCGATCTCGTGCATGTTGGTCTTGCCGATGAGCAGCGCCCCGGCCGCCCGCAACCGGGCCACGACCGTGGCGTCCTCGGCCGCCGGCGTTTGGCCCATGAAGCGCGTGCCCACGGTCGTGCCGTAGGGAAGCTGATCGACCTCATCCTTGACGGCCACGGGGACGCCGTCGAGCAGGCTCAGGGGCCGGCCGGCGCGGTGGCGCTCGGCCGATTGGCGGGCCTGGGTCATTAAATCATCCCGGTTGGTGGCCCGGAAGGCGCGCAACGGCCGCGGGTCGTCGTCGCTGTCGGCGATGGCCGCCAGCACGGCCTCGGCCACCGCTTCGGGCGTGGCCCGGCCGTCGCGGTAGGCGCGGGCGTAATCGGCGATGGTGGCGAACGGCGCGCCCGCCGGCCGCGCGGCGACCTGCTCCTGCACGGCGGCCCAGTCGGCCGGCGGGCTATGGCGCAATTCGGCGGCCTCGTCCAGCGCCAGCGGGTAAAACGTCGGCGCGTCGGTGAACTGCTTCTCGCGCAGGGTCGTGATGCCGCCTTGCTTCAGCAGTTGGCCGAGCAACGCCCCGCGCAGCAGGCCGTTATCCAGCGCTCCGGCAAACAGGCGCAGCGGGCGGCCGTTGATCTTGGGCAGATTGAGGGATGTCAGGTTGTAGGTGTTGGTCATGGGGATGCTCAGTGGTTAGTAGATAGTGGTCAGTGGTTAGTGGTCAGTGGAATGAATTCAATGCGAAGCGGATGGGCTGGATTAATGATGTTACCTCTTCAACCGGCTTCAGCCGGGTTTTGTGTGTCAGCGGCGGGTTTGAACCCGCCGCGTGGGCCGTTGGGGCGTATGCCGCCCGGCCGGAGACCCTTGTAATTCAATATTGGTAAATTGGCAATAACCCGCCCCTCTCCTCACCCGCCACCCGCTACCCGCCACCCGCCCCTCCCTCACTTCCGGTAATACCAAACCGTCGCCGCCACCGCCACCGCGCCCAGGACGACCCAGTTGAACGGCCGGGGGATGAGCGCGGCTACGGCCAGCCCACCGACCATGCCCAGACCGATGCCCAGGAAGGTATAGACCAGCCGCCGCTGCGACTTTTCCAGGGCCACGTCGCGCTGGAAGGAAGCGGCCGGCAGCGTCCACAGGCCCAGGGCGAATAAGAAAAAGAGCGAGCCGACCATGACCGCGGCCAGACCGCCATACGTCGGTTGCAACCAGTACATGATGGCAATACCGACGCCGATGATGATGAGCGTCAGGGCGAGGCGAATGGACATGATGATTCGGTTGGGATCAGGGCAAGGGCGAATCGGACGTGACACTCTTTTCGGCCGGCGCGCGCAGCGTTTCCAGCAGCAGCCACAGGCTGACCAGCAGGATGAACCCGCCGTAAAAGCCGGCCATGACCCCCAAGCCCATGATCAGGGCCGCGCCGATGCCGCCGGTGATGAGGAACGAGGCGATACAGGCCAGCCCCCCGGCCACAATCAGCCCGCCGATCATATAGACCAGGCAGCCGGGCACGCCAAAACGCGGCTCGCGGTTGCGCCGCAAATGCAGGATGTATTCGACCAGCCCCCCGGCCATGGCGACGGCAATGCCGAGCGCTACGCCGATGAGAAATAGCGTGAGATTACTGAGTTCGGCCGTGACGGTCATAGCTAACCTGTGTCGACAACCGTGTGAGCTAGGCTTGCAATGGACGGATAATTCTATTCTAACCCAGCCTGCCCAGCGCGCAAGACCTGAGCCGCCTACACCGGGGCTTTTCCAAAGTCGGGCCAAGGAGCAAAGAACACAGAGTCCACAGAGCGCAGACACAGAGCACACAGAGAAACCAGAGGCTACCACCCTCTGCGCTCTCTGTGTCTGCTCTCCGTGCGCTCTGTGTTCTTTGACTTTGGAAACTGCCGCCTACACTAACTCACGCGGTTGGCCGGTCGCCAACAGCACGCTCGTCCATAGCCAATCCTCCGGGTCGATCTGCTTGCGGCGGCTGACGGCGGCGGGGATGGGCACGTGGGTGTAATGGTTGTTCCAATAGCCGACGACCAGATTGGTGCGGCCGCTCATGGCGGCGTGGACGGCGTTGAAGCCCAGCAGCAGGCAGTAGGCCGAGTCGTAGGCGTTGGCCGGCAGGCTGCGAATGGTGTAGCTGGGGTCGATGTACTTCAATGAGATGGACACGTTCCGCGCGGCAAAGTAATCCTTGATGGCCTCTTTCAGGAACAGGCCGATGTCGCCCATCTTGACGTTGCCCGAGGCGTCGCGCGCGCCGTCGCGGCCGACCAACTGCTGGCCCGCGCCCTCGGCCACGGCGATGACAGCATGGCCGCGCTGCCGCAGCCGTTCGGCCAGCGCCGGCAGCAGCGCCTCTAGCGTGAACGGACATTCCGGGATGAGGCAGAAGTTGACCTGACTGTCGGCCAATGCCGAGTAGGCGGCGATGAAGCCCGATTCGCGCCCCATCAGCTTGACCAGGCCGATGCCGTTGCGCGCGGCTTCGGCCTCGTTGTGGGCGGCCTGCACGGCGCGGCGGGCCTCAGCCGTGGCCGTCACGAAGCCGAACGAACGCTCGATGAGCGAGATGTCGTTGTCGATGGTCTTGGGTACGCCGACCACGGCGATGGGCAGATTGCGGCGGGCGATCTCGGCGGCGATGGCCGCCGCGCCGCGCAACGTGCCGTCGCCGCCGATGGTGAACAGGATTCTAACGTTGCGCGCAACGAGCGTATCGACCATAAGAGTGACGTCCTGATCGCCGCGCGACGTACCCAGGATCGTGCCGCCCAGTTCGCCGATCATCTCCACCCCGTCCGGCGTCAACTGTAGGGGTTCGTGCCCCAAATCGGGGTTAAGGCCCTCGTAGCCGAAGCGAAAGCCGTCGATCTCGCGCACCCCATAATGGTGATAGAGGCTGAGCACAATGGCCCGGATGACGTCGTTGAGGCCGGGACACAGGCCGCCGCAGGTGACGATGCCCGCCCGCAGCCCGTCGGGGTTGAAGAAAAGGAACTCGCGCGGCCCGGCAGCCTCGAACGACGCCGGCGCTTGCCCCGCGGCCAGTTGGCGGGCGATGGCGACCGGGTCGGTGGCGGCGATCACGCGCTCATCGTCGGCCGTATAGCGCATGACCCGCTTGGGCGACGGCACCGTCGCCGGGCCGAGACGGTCGATATTCAAATCATGGTCGAATTCGTTTTGTTCCATCCGTGCCTATCCGTTTTTCCGTGCTAATCCGTAGCCAATTCTTCCATCACCGGCAGCGGCGCGTCGTCGGCCAATGCTCGGTCGGCATGAGCGTCCATTGCAGCCACCAGGTCGATAGGCGATTGGGCGAAGCGTAGCGCCGCCGCTCGCGCCCGGCCGTCGCGCTCGTGGGCCAGCGACCATTGCGCCTGCTCCACCAGCAGCGCCAGGGCCAGCGCCCGGCCCAGCGTCAGGCCAAAGCGGCGCGCCCCGGCCTCCAGCGCCGGGCGGTCGGCGGCCCGCTCCTGTAGCCAGTGGATGGCATTATAGATGGCGCGCGCCGCCGTCCCCGCCGCTATTGCCAGTGCCGGATCGCGCGTCGCCTGAGCCACGGCCGCCACCTTATCCTTCAAGGCCATCAGCCCGGCCGGATCGTGGGCAATGGCCCGCAGCGTGTCGAGGGCCAGCACGTTGGTCGTGCCCTCCCAGATGGGCAGCACCTGGCTATCGCGCAACAGCAGCGGCAGGCCGGTATCTTCCACGTAGCCCGCGCCGCCGTGGGCCTCCAGCACCTCCGAGGCCACGGCCACCGCCTGCCGTCCGGTGCTCAGCTTGGCGATGGAGGTCAGCAGGCGCAGCAGGTCGGCCCCGGCCGGGTCGATGTCGCCGGCCTCGTCCCGGCCGAGCAGCTCGACGACGAAAAAGCTCAGATGGAAGGCGGCCTCGGTCTCGGCCTGCAATCCGGCCAATGTGTCGACGTGGAGCGGTTGCCGGGCCAGCGGCGCGCCGAACGCCTCGCGCCGCCGGGCGTAGTCGCGGGCCAGGGCCATCCCGCGCCGCATCGTAGCCGCGGCCATGACGCTGTTCCACGTCCGCGTCAGGTGCAGCATGGGGATGATGTTGCGCACGCCGTTGGCCAGTTCCAGCACCGGTATGGCCGGCGCGCCCTCCAGCATCAATTCAGCCGTCGGCACCTTGCGCGTGCCCAGCTTGTCCTTAAGCCGGTTGACGGCGATGTGGTTCAGCCGCCCGGCTTCGTCGCGCAGTTCCAGATAGAACAGGGCCAGACCGCGCCCGCCGGGGCCGTTGCCTTCCGGCCGGGCCAGCGTCAGGGCCATCTGCGACGTGGTGGCGCTGGTGAACCATTTGCGGCCGAACAGCCGCCAGCCACCGTCCGGCTCCCGGCAGGCGACCGTCTCCGAGCGGCCGACGTCGGAGCCGCCGGTCGATTCGGTCATCCACTGGCCGCTGGTCCAGAAGTGGGCCGGGTCGCGGCTGGTCAGATGGGGCACGGCGCGGTCGATGAGCGCCCGGTTGCCGCTGAGCAACAAGGTGCGCGCCGCGCCGTCGGTCATCGCCAGCGGGCAGGTGTAGACGTCGGTCGAGGGATGGAAGAGGTAGGCCGTGGCGAACTGATGCAGTCGAGCGAAACGGCCATGCTGAGGCTCATAGGCCGCGCCGACGACGCCGAACTCGGCCGCCAGCCGCTCGGCCCGCTGCCAGACGGCCGTCACTTCGATGCGATCCACCCGCTCGCCCCAGGCATCCCACTGGGTCAGCACCGGCTCATTGAGGCGGTCGGCCAGTTGCAGCGCGTATAGCTCGCCGCCGGCCAGCTCGCCCATCTCGCGCAGCGACGGCTCCACGGCGGCCAGCACGTCAGGCGGCAGGGCACGCCGCAAGTAGGCGCGCAATACCCGGTCGTCGTCATACTGGTTACCCAGTTGTGGGGCCGGTTGGTTGAATGATTTAATATTCATGTCGTCCCCCTTGTAGGGCGGGATGGTATCCCGCCCCGGTATCCCGCTCCAAGGCAATGGGGGCGGGATGCCATCCCGCCCTACATTAGTGCAGCGATCTCATCCGGCGCAAAGCCCGCCTCGCGCAACACTTCCTCGGTGTGTGCCCCCAGCGCTGCGCCGATGGTGCGATATTCGGCCGCGCCGCCGGAGAAGCGCCAGGGGTTGGCGATCTGCCGCTGCGACCCGCCACCGGGCCGGGGCACATCGACGACCAGGCCGCGGGCCACCGTCTGCGGGTGATCGAGCATTTCGGGCACGGTCAGCACCGGCTCGACGCATACGTCCAGCGCGGCGAAGACGGCCGTCCACTCGGCCAGCGGCCGGGCGGCGATGGCGGCCCGCGTCTCGGCCTTAACCCATGCCTGTTGCGCCGCGTCCAGGCTCAGCCCCGGCGCAAACAGATCGGCCCGGCCGAGGGCGGCGCAGAAGCCCTGCCAAAATTTCGGTTCGATGCTGCCGACCGATAGCCAGCGGCCGTCGGCCGTCTGGTAATAGTCATAGGCCCGGCCGCCATTGAGGGCCATGCCCTCCGCCTCCGGCGTCTCGCCGCCGACGAGGAAATGGGCCGCCAGATGGGCCTGCCAGGCGACCATCAAGTCGAACATGCTGACGTCCACGTATTGGCCGCGGCCGGTGGCGGCGCGTTGGACGACGGCTGCCAGCAGCCCGACCAGCGTCCCCATCGCCCCGCCGCCCACGTCGGCCACCTGGATGCCCAACGGCGGCGGGCCGGCGTCGCGCCGGCCGCTGTAGCTGAGCGCGCCGGACAGGGCCAAATAGTTGTTGTCGTGGCCGGCGCGATCGCGCAAGGGGCCGGTCTGGCCGTAGCCGGTCAGAGCGACGTAGATGAGCGCCGGGTTGGCCGCCCGCAGCGCCTCGTAGCCAAGCCCCAGCCGATCCATGACCCCCGGCCGGAACTGCTCGATGACGATGTCGTAGCCGCCCTCGGCCACTAGTCGCGCGACGGCGGCCACGGCCGCCGGCCGCTTCAGATCGAGGGCCAGCGAGCGCTTGTTGCGGTTGAGCACGCCATGCCAGGCCGACGTGTCGCCGTCATAGGGCGGCAGCAGGCGCACCATGTCCGGCCGGGTGGGCGACTCGACGCGCACCACGTCCGCGCCCAGGTCGGCCAGCAGCATCGTGGCGAAAGGGCCGGGCAAGAGGGCGGTGAAGTCGAGTATTTTGAGCGAAGTGAGTGGTTGGCTGGATCCCGTTCCCATACCGCTATTATAGATCAGGTCGAAGGGAGTAGGTAGCTACCCAGCGTAATCAGAGGAACACAGAGCACACGGAGCAGGACACAGAGGCCACAGAGAAAGAAGGTTCACGAATTTCTCGGTGCTCTCCGTATCCTTCGTGTCCTCTGTGTTACTTCTTTATGCGGTAATGACCAACACCATCGACTTCTGCCTCGTCAACGGCGCCCTCGGCCAGTAACAGATCGAGATACCCAACCAACATCCACAACCCGGCCAGCCGGCTCTCCGGCGGCTGGTGGGCGTACATGCCGTCCAGCAGGTCGGGCACGGTCGTGCGGCCGGCGCGGATAAGGGCCAGACATTCGGCCTTGCGGCTCCGGATGCGCTCGCGCTGCCGGTTGATGACCCGGCGAGGGTCGCCAAACGGCCGGCCGTGGCCGGGATAGACCATCGCCACGTCCAACGCTTCGACCCTATCGAGCGAATCGAGGAAGAGGGGCAGCGACGGCGACCGGCGGCTTTGGCCCGGCGGCGGGTGCTCGATGACCGGCGTGGGCGTGACGGCCAGCAGCATGTCGGCCGACAGCAGCCGCCGCGTCTCCGGCTGGTGGAAGATGGTCTGTGTTCCGGCGTGGCCCGGCGCGTGGTGGATGTCCCAGGCCTGGCCGCCCATTTGCAGCCGGCCGCCGGGATGGAAGGTGACCACCCGCTCGTCGGGCACGGGGTCGGCCAGCGAGGCCAGCCCGCGCAGACCGGCCAGCGTCATCTCGGCCGTCGCCGGGGGCAGGCCCAGCCGCGGCAGGAATGTGTCGCGATAGTAGGCGTGGCGCGCCGCCCACATGCCGCCCGTGGCCGAGAGCCACGGCGCGCCGGCCTCGTAGATCCACACCGTAGCGTCGCTCTCGGCCACGATGCGCCCGGCCAGGCCGTAATGATCGACGTGGGGATGGGTGATGACCACGCGGGCAATATCACCCACGGCCACGCCCTGCGCCGCCAGGCCGTCAACGAGCGCCGCCCAGCAATCGGCCGTCTTCAGCCCGGCATCGACCAGGATGATCTCCGGCTGGGTGAAGAGATAGGCATTGACCGGCCCCATGGCCCAGCCGGTCGGCAGTTCGAGGCGAATTGGCTCCATAATCGTCAGTGGTCTGTGGTCAGTGGTCTGTGGTCTGTGGTCGGACTGACCACCGACCACTATCTTCTGTCTACTATCCCGTATTCTTCAGGCCCGACGCGATGCCGTTGATGGTCAGGAAGATAGTGTCGCGCAGGCTTTCGGCCGCGGCGCTGTCGGCGTCGGGCAGGGCGCGCAGGCGGCGCAGCAGGCTGACCTGAATGAAGTTCAGCGGGTCGATGTAGGGATTGCGGCGGCGGACGGCGCGTTGCAGCACCGAGTCGTTGTCCAGCAGTTCGCGGTGGCCGGTGGTTTGCAGGATGGCCGCCCGCGTCTGGGCAAAGGCCGCCGATACCCGGCCGAAGATGAGGTCGCGCACGCGGCCGTCCTCCACCAGGTCGGCGTAGAGGCGGGCGATGCCCATGTCGGCCTGGGCCATCGACACTTGCGAATTATCGAGCAGATTGCGGAAAAACGGCCACTCGTGATACATCTCCTGCAACAGGGCCAGCCCGGCCGGCGACTGACTATAGGCGGCCAATGCCTCGCCCACGCCGAACCAGCCGGGCAGCACGTGGCGGCATTGCATCCAACTGAAGCCCCAGGGGATGGCCCGCAGGCTGTCGAACGTGGCCGCCCCCGTCCGGCGCGACGGCCGCGAACCGATGCGCATCTGGCTAATCTCGTCCATGGGCGTGGCCTGGCTCCAGTAGACCAACAACTCCGG is drawn from Candidatus Promineifilum breve and contains these coding sequences:
- a CDS encoding MBL fold metallo-hydrolase; the encoded protein is MEPIRLELPTGWAMGPVNAYLFTQPEIILVDAGLKTADCWAALVDGLAAQGVAVGDIARVVITHPHVDHYGLAGRIVAESDATVWIYEAGAPWLSATGGMWAARHAYYRDTFLPRLGLPPATAEMTLAGLRGLASLADPVPDERVVTFHPGGRLQMGGQAWDIHHAPGHAGTQTIFHQPETRRLLSADMLLAVTPTPVIEHPPPGQSRRSPSLPLFLDSLDRVEALDVAMVYPGHGRPFGDPRRVINRQRERIRSRKAECLALIRAGRTTVPDLLDGMYAHQPPESRLAGLWMLVGYLDLLLAEGAVDEAEVDGVGHYRIKK